A segment of the Actinomycetota bacterium genome:
CCTCCCTCCCGGCTTCGAGGGCCAGACCCTCGTCGGGATGGGGTTCGACCGGGACACCCTCGAGGCGGCCGGGATCAAGGAGGCCGGCGCCTTCATCGCGGTGACCAACGGCGACAACTCCAACATCGTGTCGGCCCGGATCGCGCGCGAGCACTACAACGTCGACAAGGTCGTCGCGCGGATATACGACCCACGACGGGCGGAGATCTACCGGCGGATCGGCATCCCCACCGTCGCGACCGTCCAGTGGGCTTCCGCCGAGATCTACGACCAGGTCTTCCACGGCATCGAGCACACGGAGCTGGCGATCGGCGACGGCGACATGGTGATCCTCCGCCTCGAGATCCCCGGGGAGCTCGCCGGGACGCCGGTCTCGGCGCTCGGCTCGCCGGGCCGGGCGATGGTCGTCGCGGTCGACCGGATGGGCGGCGCGATCATCCCGACCGACGACCTCACGTTCCAGCAAGGCGACGTCGCGCACGTGATCGTGCGGCGGGACGCGCTCGACGAGCTGCGTTCAAGACTGAAGAAGCAGGAGGACCACTGATGCGAGTCGTCGTCGCGGGCGCTGGGAACGTCGGCCGTTTCCTCGCCGCCGACCTCACGACGCGCGGACACGACGTCACCGTCATCGAGCAATCGAGCGACGTCTACCAGAAGGCGAAGGCAACCGTGGACGCCAACTGGATCCACGGCGACGCGTGCGAGCCGTGGGTGCTCGACAAGGCGGACCTGGCCCGCGCCGACGTGCTCGTCGCGGCGACCGGCGACGACGAGGACAACCTCGTCATCTCGCTGCTCGCGAAGCAGGAGTTCGCCGTCCCGCGTGTCGTCGCGCGCGTGAACCATCCGAAGAACCGGTGGCTGTTCACCGAGTCGTGGGGCGTGGACATCTCGATGAGCCCGCCGCACATCCTCACCTCGCTGGTCGAGGAGGCGGTCACGGTCGGGGGACTCGTCGAGCTGCTCAGCCTCGAGCATGGCAAGGTCCGCCTCGTAGAGCTGACGATGCCACCGGAGTCGCCGCTGGCCGGGAAACACGTGTTCGACCTGCGACTCCCGCACGACACGCAACTGATCGCCGTCGTACGTGACGGCCACGTGATCATCCCCGAGCTCGAGACACCGCTCGTCGCAGGCGACGAGATCCTCGCCATCACCTCGCAAGACTCCGAGGAAGGGCTCCGAGCGGCGCTGACCGGCGGGCCGCCTCCCAACGGTTCGAACCCTTAGTGGGGCTCGGGGCTCCCCGCGAACTCGTACCGCGGATTCATGACCTGCATCGCCGCCGGCTCGCCGCCGAGGCGCCCCTCCAGGATGAGACGGCACCCGAGCGTGAGACCGGGGAGCATCCGTCTGCCGAGCCACACGGCGGTGACGGTGCCCGACCCGTCGGTCACCACCGCCTCGATCGCCGGGACCCCTTCGCGCGGCCGCACGCGTATCCCCTCGACGACCCCGGCCACACGCGCTACCGTCCGCGGCTTCGCCCCGGCGATCGGCGTCGCGCCCGGGATGCTCGCGGCCCACTCCCGGATCGACTCGGCTCTGCGCTCCCCCTCGTCTTGAGCGAAGCGGCCGAATGCCTTCTTGAAAAGCCCCATGGTCGTCATTGTTACCTAGGAAGGATGAGGATTCCTGCACGGGCGAGCCTTCGGGTGCCTGTGGGGAAAGCCACAGGGATAGCGCTCGCCGGCGCTACTTAGCCGTCGCCGCGGCAGCCTCCGCCTCGCTCGGCACGAGCTTCTCGACCTTCTGCCGCTTCGAGTACGTGATCGCCAGCCCGAGGATGATGACCCCCACGATCGGCACGACGATCCGCAGACCGTCGTTGTCGCTGTTGGTCACGATCATCGGCACGATGAGCAGCGCCACCAGGTTCATGACCTTGATCAGCGGGTTGAGCGCCGGACCCGCGGTGTCCTTGAACGGGTCGCCGACCGTGTCGCCGATGACGGTCGCCTTGTGCGACTCGGAGCCCTTCCCGCCGTAGAGGCCTTCCTCCACGAGCTTCTTGGCGTTGTCCCACGCGCCTCCGGCGTTGGAGAGCATCACGGCGAGCAGCTGCCCCGACAGGATGACGCCGGCCAGGTAGGCACCGAGCGCCTCGGCCTGCAACGCGAACCCGACGACGATCGGCGTGATCACCGCGAGCAGGCCCGGCGTCATCAGCTCCCGGAGAGACGTCTTGGTGCAGATGTCCACGACGGCCGCGTAATCGGGTTTCTCGGTGTAATCCATGATGCCGGGGTGGTCGCGGAACTGCTTGCGCACCTCGACGACGACCTGACTGGCTGCGCGCCCGACGGCACGGATCGCGAGGGACGCGAACAGGAAGGCAACCGCGCCTCCGATCAGCAGCCCGACGAGCACGTCCGGCTGATCGATGCGGATGCCTCCCGGCCATGCATCGTTCTCGATCAAGATCTCGCGGAACGAACCGAACAGCGATGTGGCGGCGATGACCGCCGTCGCGATGGCCATCCCCT
Coding sequences within it:
- a CDS encoding TrkA family potassium uptake protein, which translates into the protein MRVVVAGAGNVGRFLAADLTTRGHDVTVIEQSSDVYQKAKATVDANWIHGDACEPWVLDKADLARADVLVAATGDDEDNLVISLLAKQEFAVPRVVARVNHPKNRWLFTESWGVDISMSPPHILTSLVEEAVTVGGLVELLSLEHGKVRLVELTMPPESPLAGKHVFDLRLPHDTQLIAVVRDGHVIIPELETPLVAGDEILAITSQDSEEGLRAALTGGPPPNGSNP
- a CDS encoding OB-fold nucleic acid binding domain-containing protein, with translation MGLFKKAFGRFAQDEGERRAESIREWAASIPGATPIAGAKPRTVARVAGVVEGIRVRPREGVPAIEAVVTDGSGTVTAVWLGRRMLPGLTLGCRLILEGRLGGEPAAMQVMNPRYEFAGSPEPH
- a CDS encoding TrkA family potassium uptake protein — translated: MHVVIAGCGRVGSDLTVSLSRQGHTVSVIDKNPHAFERLPPGFEGQTLVGMGFDRDTLEAAGIKEAGAFIAVTNGDNSNIVSARIAREHYNVDKVVARIYDPRRAEIYRRIGIPTVATVQWASAEIYDQVFHGIEHTELAIGDGDMVILRLEIPGELAGTPVSALGSPGRAMVVAVDRMGGAIIPTDDLTFQQGDVAHVIVRRDALDELRSRLKKQEDH